One genomic window of Helicobacter canis includes the following:
- a CDS encoding ATP-dependent nuclease subunit B, producing the protein MRAYLCSFVVILSLLCADSKEDAALLNGADSLYRGDFATSFDEFISLFEETKEPYYAKLAAQAAMGKRDTKSALLLAELYIKLSGNDEDLIINKILADVYAQNGQIDQAIKVLEKIYKQEPGNEVGEVLGNMYMLRSMPQNAQPIFQQIYDTTHHIDMLKKLLLAFVAQKQEQKALGVLSQHLLHYGCEERFCEEAIGIYTDLRGLDFAKDVFEKLYVKNPTIPAAMNFMRVLIALKQFQEAQGIAKSFPFDKGLLLDLYVMQGDYARAQKEARQAYEQSQNPKFLALEAVYEFSAQEQPTHKQAESIAKKLGEAIALLQAKGRQESQPETPQDAFFYNFYGYLLIDYEIDIKRGMEYVQKALAIEPYAIAYVDSLAWGYYKLGDCERAIKAFSQIPKDQIANNPDLRAHSYQIEGVCGKQDMSQKRVKQ; encoded by the coding sequence GTGAGAGCATATCTATGCAGCTTTGTTGTGATATTGTCTCTTTTGTGCGCTGATAGCAAGGAGGATGCAGCACTGCTCAATGGGGCTGATAGCTTGTATCGCGGTGATTTTGCCACTTCATTTGATGAGTTTATCTCGCTGTTTGAAGAGACCAAAGAGCCTTATTATGCCAAGCTTGCAGCCCAAGCAGCTATGGGGAAGCGTGATACTAAAAGTGCTTTGCTGCTTGCAGAGCTATATATCAAGCTTAGTGGTAATGATGAAGATCTTATTATCAACAAAATTCTCGCTGATGTGTATGCGCAAAATGGGCAAATAGATCAGGCTATCAAGGTGCTAGAGAAAATTTACAAGCAAGAGCCTGGCAATGAAGTGGGCGAAGTGCTAGGCAATATGTATATGCTCCGCTCTATGCCCCAAAACGCCCAGCCCATATTTCAACAAATCTATGACACCACACATCATATAGATATGCTAAAAAAGCTCCTTTTGGCATTTGTCGCACAAAAGCAGGAGCAAAAAGCCCTTGGCGTCTTATCGCAACATTTATTGCATTATGGGTGTGAAGAGAGATTCTGCGAGGAGGCAATTGGCATATATACGGATTTGCGGGGGCTGGATTTTGCCAAAGATGTCTTTGAAAAACTCTATGTCAAAAACCCCACAATCCCCGCGGCTATGAATTTTATGCGCGTGCTTATCGCACTCAAGCAATTTCAAGAAGCCCAAGGCATAGCTAAGTCTTTTCCTTTTGATAAGGGGCTGCTTTTGGATTTATATGTGATGCAAGGGGATTATGCAAGGGCGCAAAAAGAAGCTAGGCAAGCGTATGAGCAAAGCCAGAATCCTAAATTCCTAGCTTTAGAGGCGGTATATGAGTTTAGCGCGCAAGAGCAGCCTACGCACAAGCAAGCAGAATCTATTGCCAAAAAGCTTGGTGAAGCCATTGCCCTACTTCAGGCTAAGGGGCGGCAAGAAAGCCAGCCAGAAACCCCGCAAGATGCGTTTTTCTACAATTTTTATGGGTATTTGCTTATTGATTATGAGATTGATATTAAGCGCGGTATGGAGTATGTGCAAAAGGCTTTGGCGATCGAGCCTTATGCGATTGCGTATGTGGATTCTCTGGCGTGGGGGTATTATAAGCTTGGAGATTGTGAGCGTGCGATAAAGGCATTTTCTCAAATCCCAAAAGACCAGATCGCAAACAACCCAGACTTGCGCGCCCATAGCTACCAGATAGAAGGCGTGTGCGGCAAGCAAGATATGAGTCAAAAAAGAGTCAAGCAATGA
- a CDS encoding YkgJ family cysteine cluster protein, with protein MSIESKEGFEFSFDSSACGSCGGRCCVGESGYIFLTLKEAESIATSLRVAFEDFVLRYVKKVGYRFSLIEKPYEDGFACVFFDTTKKQCGIYEKRPAQCRAFPFWQGLRAREQFAELCTLCPGIVRTQSKPEDHRR; from the coding sequence ATGAGTATAGAGAGTAAAGAGGGCTTTGAGTTTAGCTTTGATAGCTCGGCGTGCGGTAGCTGCGGAGGGCGGTGCTGTGTGGGGGAGAGTGGCTATATCTTTCTCACGCTCAAAGAAGCAGAATCCATCGCCACATCGCTGAGAGTGGCGTTTGAGGACTTTGTCTTGCGCTATGTCAAAAAGGTCGGCTACCGCTTTTCACTGATTGAAAAGCCCTATGAAGATGGCTTTGCGTGCGTGTTTTTTGACACCACAAAAAAGCAGTGCGGGATCTATGAGAAGCGTCCAGCGCAGTGCAGGGCGTTTCCCTTTTGGCAGGGACTTAGGGCAAGAGAGCAGTTTGCAGAGCTTTGCACGCTTTGCCCGGGAATTGTGCGCACGCAAAGCAAGCCAGAAGATCACAGGAGATGA
- a CDS encoding fibronectin type III domain-containing protein, producing the protein MRQLGKMRLCRLLITGIVLIGLSSCGGKSTSLGFLSAQDKLDPNLPIIAQVRTIADVSSIALEWDRVPNPNAIKGFVIFQNNANTSKKIATIKNPYATHYVVDSLLPETSYSFQIATLGADNAISQKSQAISVKTSFIDPVEKVFASKDYAKKIKLIWSPHPNPSITRYIIQRKNPNGAFLNIATIKNRLLVEYFDENLADAQDYIYRIIAQDLNGIKSRPSAETQGFTRQKPKTITAMQASQNLAKNIQLSWEAVPDIARYEIYTSSTIDGTYKPLVQVNKTYYTHKIGKDGVELFYKVRAIDDNDVASDLPNGATKGATLPPPPTPIITKGQIQNSHALIEWEIINNARVKAYAVYRYEGRLGSPLRFGNTIKNSFTDKEMQKGKRYIYKVVSVDEEGNESLPSKEVELLLQ; encoded by the coding sequence ATGAGGCAATTAGGCAAGATGAGATTGTGCAGGCTTTTAATCACTGGGATAGTGCTTATAGGGCTAAGTAGTTGTGGGGGCAAAAGCACTTCCTTAGGATTTTTAAGCGCGCAAGATAAGCTTGATCCAAATCTCCCAATAATCGCTCAAGTGCGCACCATAGCTGATGTAAGCTCTATCGCGCTAGAGTGGGATCGCGTGCCAAACCCCAATGCGATAAAGGGCTTTGTCATCTTCCAAAATAACGCCAACACGAGCAAAAAAATCGCCACGATCAAAAACCCCTATGCCACGCATTATGTTGTGGATTCTCTCTTGCCAGAGACTTCCTACTCTTTCCAAATCGCCACGCTTGGGGCTGATAATGCTATCTCGCAAAAATCTCAAGCAATCTCTGTGAAAACATCATTTATCGATCCTGTTGAAAAGGTCTTTGCTTCAAAAGACTATGCCAAAAAAATCAAGCTCATTTGGAGTCCCCACCCAAATCCTAGCATTACGCGCTACATTATCCAGCGCAAGAATCCAAATGGCGCATTTCTCAATATCGCTACGATCAAAAATCGCTTGCTTGTAGAGTATTTTGATGAGAATCTAGCTGATGCGCAAGACTACATTTATCGCATTATCGCGCAAGATCTTAATGGGATCAAATCTCGTCCAAGCGCAGAGACGCAAGGCTTTACAAGGCAAAAGCCAAAGACAATTACTGCAATGCAAGCGAGCCAAAATCTAGCCAAAAATATCCAGCTAAGCTGGGAGGCTGTCCCTGATATTGCCCGCTATGAGATTTATACTTCTAGCACTATTGATGGCACTTATAAGCCACTTGTGCAGGTCAATAAGACTTACTATACCCATAAGATTGGCAAAGATGGCGTGGAGCTATTTTACAAAGTGCGTGCGATTGATGATAATGATGTCGCAAGCGATTTGCCAAATGGCGCGACAAAGGGCGCGACCCTCCCCCCACCGCCTACGCCAATCATCACTAAAGGACAAATCCAAAATAGCCACGCTTTGATAGAATGGGAGATTATCAACAATGCGCGTGTAAAAGCCTATGCGGTATATCGCTATGAAGGGCGTTTGGGGAGTCCATTGCGCTTTGGCAACACGATAAAAAATAGCTTCACAGATAAAGAAATGCAAAAAGGCAAGCGGTATATCTATAAAGTCGTCTCTGTTGATGAAGAGGGGAATGAATCACTCCCAAGCAAAGAAGTCGAGCTACTTCTCCAATAA
- a CDS encoding FtsX-like permease family protein has translation MSNIKQHFFLLLPLLALLFSLESFLLINRAIVSKEDKLLQNYSIVIASKKKLSLEIIQQNIPEALSLEPVDPSFILEKIRANMNNEDFENIKKELSLYYTLKLDSFPSQRRLHDIESTLNKIPNIIKTESFAKTHNQAYRLLFLIKFSIQTFALILAVLSVLLMIDQIRIWHFEHSKRMQIMHYLGASVWMRNSFLLKGAINDAVIATILVSVGFLYFSTTEMAKDMLNALEVGAEVFRFVYDLGILLGASIGACLFCVFVAISLQRKV, from the coding sequence ATGAGCAACATTAAACAACACTTTTTTTTACTTCTACCGCTGCTTGCATTGCTGTTTAGCCTTGAGAGCTTTTTGCTTATCAATCGCGCTATTGTGAGTAAAGAAGATAAACTTTTGCAGAATTATTCTATTGTGATTGCTAGTAAAAAGAAGCTTTCCCTTGAGATTATCCAGCAAAATATCCCAGAAGCCTTGTCTCTTGAGCCGGTTGATCCTAGCTTCATCTTAGAAAAAATCCGCGCCAATATGAATAATGAAGATTTTGAAAACATCAAAAAAGAGCTTTCACTCTACTATACGCTAAAGCTTGATTCTTTTCCTAGCCAGCGGCGTTTGCACGACATAGAATCCACTTTAAACAAAATCCCAAATATCATCAAGACAGAATCCTTTGCCAAAACACACAATCAAGCCTATCGTTTGCTATTTTTGATCAAGTTTAGCATACAGACTTTCGCGCTTATTTTGGCAGTGCTTAGCGTGCTTTTGATGATTGATCAAATACGGATTTGGCATTTTGAGCATAGCAAACGAATGCAGATTATGCATTATTTAGGGGCGAGCGTGTGGATGCGCAATAGCTTTTTGCTAAAAGGTGCGATCAATGATGCAGTGATTGCGACTATTTTGGTGAGTGTTGGGTTTTTGTATTTTTCTACAACAGAGATGGCTAAAGATATGTTAAATGCTTTAGAGGTGGGGGCGGAAGTATTTAGGTTTGTGTATGATTTGGGGATTTTGCTAGGGGCTTCAATTGGTGCTTGTTTGTTTTGCGTGTTTGTGGCAATTAGCTTGCAAAGAAAGGTATAG
- the fliH gene encoding flagellar assembly protein FliH: MSLSSFEEDNLITKNHIEKHRISKYEFRPIVADEVDSKPKTPQPESAQVPSLPPAQSIGDESIEKELIEKLLQKTDELSSSLAKLQIQFEKQQLEMEERVNTARNDAYKDGLKEGEEKTRQALEADVQKERTALVESAINLGKAMQNSETHLRELEKELSAIAVDIAREVIAKEVEKDSAAVALALAKELLGSIADATDVQMRVNPLDYHTLTKELKDYAKLKIEADNAITKGGVIIANGGGIIDGSIANRYKTLKQSVLDNLKD; the protein is encoded by the coding sequence ATGTCGTTGAGTAGTTTTGAAGAAGATAATCTCATCACCAAAAATCATATAGAAAAGCACAGAATCAGCAAGTATGAATTCCGCCCGATTGTAGCAGATGAAGTGGATTCTAAGCCCAAAACTCCCCAGCCAGAATCCGCTCAAGTCCCCAGCTTGCCCCCAGCACAGAGCATAGGAGATGAGAGTATAGAAAAAGAGCTGATAGAAAAGCTGCTGCAAAAGACCGATGAGCTCTCCAGCTCTCTAGCAAAGCTGCAAATCCAATTTGAAAAGCAGCAGCTTGAAATGGAGGAGAGGGTCAATACCGCACGCAATGATGCCTACAAAGATGGGCTAAAAGAGGGCGAGGAGAAAACGCGCCAAGCCCTAGAAGCCGATGTGCAAAAGGAGCGCACTGCACTTGTAGAATCTGCTATCAATCTTGGCAAAGCTATGCAAAATTCTGAGACACATTTACGCGAGCTAGAAAAGGAGCTAAGTGCCATTGCTGTGGATATTGCAAGAGAGGTGATCGCTAAAGAAGTGGAGAAAGATAGCGCGGCTGTGGCATTAGCCTTGGCAAAGGAGCTGCTAGGATCAATCGCTGATGCTACTGATGTGCAAATGCGCGTAAATCCCCTAGACTACCATACTTTGACAAAAGAGCTAAAGGACTACGCAAAGCTAAAGATAGAAGCGGATAATGCTATCACCAAAGGTGGCGTGATCATCGCAAATGGCGGCGGGATCATTGATGGGAGTATCGCAAATCGCTATAAAACTTTGAAGCAAAGTGTTTTGGATAATTTGAAAGATTAA
- the trmB gene encoding tRNA (guanosine(46)-N7)-methyltransferase TrmB — protein MPHFIAKVPKPQSLDSAQVDSMPYAYKLHSLKSSNLALIAMPYMYQNKSRLCFVYEITRANDVLLKGVKSLRPIPSGILKMSLQILSKHYEIVQDNLALTALKQQVDSPFLLGDTEVLAIVESTQSTAPHKRVILEIGFGSGRHILHLAKEHKDALVIGLEIHTPSIEQVLRQIEILGLDNLYVSRLDARQFLCCASSGSVSEIFIHFPVPWNSVKNRRVLNAKPLQEVLRVLGDDGYLEFRTDDREYFDDVLSLAKDNACARATYTINTKQSITSKYEARWLAQDKDIFTITITPKARPSKVDSRESWQKCAFGFDKKLVKSTLAKVSTQDVLQPNQKHREIFAYLWEKRCFEQGFLCVQDVYVSATRDRVAFLVHFGDFQYPCTRLIVFESNSVDGYVGQYLPEPPLQNPANMQAHELFTTILESI, from the coding sequence ATGCCACACTTCATCGCTAAAGTCCCAAAACCCCAAAGCTTAGATAGCGCACAGGTGGATTCTATGCCTTATGCCTATAAGCTCCATAGCCTAAAATCTAGCAATCTTGCCCTTATAGCTATGCCCTATATGTATCAAAATAAGTCAAGATTGTGTTTTGTCTATGAAATCACACGCGCAAATGATGTGCTACTAAAGGGCGTAAAAAGCCTGCGTCCTATCCCAAGTGGCATATTAAAAATGTCCTTGCAGATACTAAGCAAGCATTATGAAATCGTGCAAGACAATCTCGCGCTCACTGCCTTAAAGCAGCAGGTTGATAGCCCATTTTTACTAGGCGATACAGAAGTGCTAGCCATAGTAGAATCCACACAATCCACAGCACCACATAAGCGCGTAATTTTGGAAATTGGCTTTGGCAGTGGTAGGCATATTTTGCATTTAGCTAAAGAGCATAAAGATGCTTTAGTGATAGGGCTAGAGATCCATACGCCCTCCATCGAGCAGGTGCTACGCCAAATTGAGATTCTAGGCTTGGACAATCTCTATGTATCACGCCTTGATGCAAGGCAATTTCTGTGCTGTGCTAGCAGCGGGAGTGTGAGTGAGATATTTATCCATTTTCCCGTGCCTTGGAATAGCGTGAAAAATCGCCGCGTGCTAAATGCCAAGCCCTTGCAAGAAGTGCTACGCGTGCTAGGAGATGATGGCTATCTAGAATTTCGCACAGATGATAGGGAGTATTTTGATGATGTGCTAAGTTTAGCCAAAGATAATGCTTGTGCTAGAGCGACTTATACAATCAACACTAAACAAAGCATAACAAGCAAATATGAAGCAAGGTGGCTAGCACAGGATAAGGATATTTTCACCATTACCATTACGCCAAAGGCAAGACCTTCAAAAGTGGATTCTAGGGAGAGCTGGCAAAAATGTGCGTTTGGGTTTGATAAAAAATTGGTAAAATCCACTTTGGCAAAAGTATCTACACAAGATGTTTTGCAGCCTAATCAAAAGCATAGAGAGATATTTGCTTATCTGTGGGAGAAGCGTTGTTTTGAGCAAGGGTTTTTGTGCGTGCAAGATGTGTATGTTTCAGCCACGCGCGATAGAGTGGCGTTTTTGGTGCATTTTGGGGACTTTCAGTATCCTTGCACGCGTTTGATTGTGTTTGAATCAAATAGTGTAGATGGCTATGTGGGGCAGTATCTCCCAGAGCCACCACTTCAAAACCCCGCAAATATGCAGGCACACGAGCTATTTACTACAATATTGGAGAGTATATGA
- the dxs gene encoding 1-deoxy-D-xylulose-5-phosphate synthase translates to MAVFPPKPLKQMELAELENLCADIRARILEVVSQNGGHLSSTLGAVELIVAMHYVFDYTKSPFIFDVSHQAYAHKLLTGRYDEFASLRKFGGVSGFCKPSESSADYFVAGHSSTSISLGVGAAKAMALRGEKAMPIVLIGDGSMSAGLVYEALNELGDRKYPMLIILNDNEMSIAKPIGAISRHLSQIISHPMYQSFRNFTKKWLEKMPDSATYLAKRFEESLKLITPGILFEEMGIDYIGPIDGHNLSDLIFCFKRAQDLGRPIVVHTQTIKGKGYEIAEGPYEKWHGVGAFDLATGQALKKSAQVPTPTQVYARVLGELARDDERVAGVTAAMPGGTGLGELIDIYPDRFWDTGIAEQHSVTSMAAMAKEGFIPFVSIYSTFLQRAFDQIVHDVGIMGLPVRFSIDRAGIVGEDGETHQGLFDIAYLRMIPGFVLFAPRDNATLRLAIEFAYKFSSAPCAYRYPRNAFCLEEGSYKASEFVLGELEVLRQGRQIALIGYGNGVGRADKVYRALCDLGFAPSLIDLRFCKPLPKELESTLRTHKIAFVFSDSYRDGGVGSAILEQASAWEVLLPLYSLELESTFVPHGDTKSVEHSVGLSEQALLERVLSKLRSHNITP, encoded by the coding sequence ATGGCAGTTTTCCCACCTAAGCCACTTAAGCAAATGGAGCTAGCAGAGCTAGAGAATCTCTGTGCTGATATTCGCGCTAGAATCCTTGAAGTCGTAAGCCAAAATGGCGGGCATTTAAGCTCCACACTTGGTGCAGTAGAGCTAATTGTGGCTATGCACTATGTCTTTGATTACACAAAATCCCCCTTTATCTTTGATGTATCCCACCAAGCCTATGCGCATAAGCTGCTTACAGGGCGATATGATGAGTTTGCAAGCTTGCGGAAGTTTGGTGGGGTGAGTGGATTCTGCAAGCCAAGTGAGTCAAGCGCGGATTATTTTGTCGCTGGACATAGCTCGACTTCTATCTCACTAGGTGTAGGCGCGGCAAAGGCTATGGCTTTGCGCGGTGAAAAAGCAATGCCCATCGTGCTGATTGGCGATGGCAGTATGAGTGCTGGGCTTGTGTATGAGGCGTTAAATGAGCTAGGCGATAGAAAATACCCTATGCTTATTATTTTGAATGACAATGAAATGAGTATCGCCAAGCCCATAGGCGCGATTTCTAGGCATTTATCGCAAATCATCTCCCACCCGATGTATCAATCTTTCCGCAACTTTACAAAAAAATGGCTAGAGAAAATGCCAGATTCTGCGACTTATCTTGCTAAACGCTTTGAAGAATCCCTAAAGCTCATCACACCCGGGATTTTGTTTGAAGAAATGGGGATTGACTATATCGGTCCAATTGATGGGCATAATCTTAGTGATTTAATCTTTTGCTTCAAAAGGGCGCAGGATTTGGGACGCCCAATAGTCGTGCATACACAGACCATTAAGGGCAAGGGCTATGAGATCGCTGAAGGTCCTTATGAGAAGTGGCACGGCGTAGGGGCGTTTGATCTTGCAACCGGGCAAGCCTTGAAAAAATCCGCGCAAGTCCCCACGCCCACACAAGTGTATGCACGCGTGCTAGGCGAGCTTGCTAGAGATGATGAAAGAGTCGCGGGCGTTACAGCAGCGATGCCTGGTGGCACAGGGCTTGGCGAGCTGATTGACATATATCCAGATAGATTCTGGGATACAGGCATTGCCGAGCAGCATAGTGTAACCTCTATGGCAGCTATGGCAAAGGAGGGCTTTATCCCCTTTGTGAGTATCTACTCGACATTTTTGCAGCGAGCCTTTGATCAAATTGTCCACGATGTGGGGATTATGGGGCTGCCGGTGCGCTTTAGTATCGATAGAGCGGGCATTGTGGGCGAAGATGGCGAGACGCATCAAGGGCTTTTTGATATTGCGTATTTGCGTATGATCCCGGGCTTTGTGCTTTTTGCCCCGCGCGATAATGCCACGCTTAGACTTGCCATAGAGTTTGCCTATAAATTTTCTAGCGCACCTTGTGCTTACCGCTATCCGCGCAATGCTTTTTGCCTAGAAGAGGGCAGTTATAAAGCAAGCGAATTTGTGCTAGGTGAGCTAGAAGTTTTGCGACAGGGCAGGCAAATCGCACTTATCGGCTATGGCAATGGCGTGGGTAGGGCGGATAAAGTCTATCGTGCTTTGTGTGATTTGGGCTTTGCTCCTAGTCTTATTGATCTGCGCTTTTGTAAGCCACTGCCCAAAGAGCTAGAATCCACTTTACGCACGCATAAAATCGCCTTTGTCTTTAGCGATAGTTATAGAGATGGTGGCGTGGGCAGTGCGATATTGGAGCAGGCAAGCGCGTGGGAGGTGCTGCTGCCACTTTATAGCCTTGAGCTAGAATCCACTTTTGTCCCGCACGGCGATACAAAGAGTGTCGAGCACTCGGTGGGGCTTAGCGAGCAGGCGTTGCTTGAGCGCGTGCTTAGCAAGCTTAGATCTCACAATATCACTCCATAG
- a CDS encoding murein hydrolase activator EnvC — MRLVSMLCGVCIVVPLCLSATPKKLEDIEKDIHTNKQKLEAKAQEERKISSRLSSLGNTINARKKQIANLREQIVFLQKSINQNQNQSQAQAKRLESLRTTLQSLEGEKSAIQAYIANIIIKDLSFLLVLDKQSVLSPDDVMLEEAFELLTKQSQSKILSLSEKQKKITDQIGLITNNINAITTLIGTQQNKKEQLQKMINEQNLLNDKLQAELNDYNQKLVQITKEREGLDSILQNLNIIKADRQKELERQRQAVLAAQKAQREKEEREARARAESAATSTSAPEPKKDNLNIVQVANSYKNVSVIKYTGAKTIAPLEYYTIEQNFGPYFDPVYNLKVFNESITLLSKVPNAVVYNILDGKVVYAKEAPVLKKVVIVEHSNETYTIYSQLDKIAPTVKPGFVVKKGYTIGRVSQRLGLEITQKDKHIDPIEVIAKSK; from the coding sequence ATGCGTCTTGTATCTATGCTTTGTGGTGTGTGTATTGTCGTGCCATTGTGTCTTAGTGCTACGCCTAAAAAGCTTGAAGATATAGAAAAAGACATTCACACCAACAAGCAAAAGCTAGAAGCAAAGGCGCAAGAAGAGCGCAAAATCTCATCGCGCCTAAGTTCGCTTGGGAATACCATCAATGCGCGCAAGAAGCAAATTGCAAATTTACGCGAGCAAATTGTATTTTTGCAAAAAAGCATCAATCAAAACCAAAATCAAAGCCAAGCCCAAGCAAAGAGACTAGAATCCTTGCGCACGACTTTGCAATCACTAGAGGGTGAAAAAAGTGCCATACAAGCTTATATCGCCAACATTATTATCAAGGATTTATCATTTTTGCTTGTTTTAGACAAGCAAAGTGTGCTTTCTCCTGATGATGTTATGCTTGAAGAGGCTTTTGAGCTTTTGACAAAACAAAGTCAAAGTAAAATCCTATCTCTAAGCGAAAAGCAAAAAAAGATTACCGATCAAATTGGGCTTATCACAAATAATATCAATGCAATTACTACTTTAATAGGCACACAACAAAATAAAAAAGAGCAGCTGCAGAAAATGATCAATGAGCAAAATCTACTCAATGATAAGCTACAAGCCGAGCTAAACGACTATAATCAAAAACTCGTGCAAATCACCAAAGAGCGCGAAGGGCTGGATTCTATCTTGCAAAATCTCAATATCATTAAAGCCGACAGACAAAAAGAGCTGGAGAGACAAAGACAAGCTGTGCTTGCAGCACAAAAGGCACAAAGAGAAAAAGAGGAGAGAGAAGCTAGAGCGCGTGCTGAATCTGCTGCCACTAGCACCTCTGCACCAGAGCCCAAGAAAGATAATCTCAATATCGTGCAAGTAGCAAATAGCTATAAGAATGTCTCTGTTATCAAATACACTGGGGCAAAGACTATCGCGCCTTTGGAGTATTATACGATTGAGCAAAACTTTGGTCCGTATTTTGATCCTGTGTATAATCTCAAAGTGTTTAATGAGTCTATTACACTGCTGTCAAAAGTGCCAAATGCTGTTGTATATAACATCCTTGATGGCAAGGTGGTCTATGCCAAAGAAGCCCCTGTGCTTAAGAAGGTCGTGATTGTTGAGCATAGCAATGAGACTTATACGATCTATTCTCAGCTTGATAAAATCGCCCCAACCGTAAAGCCCGGATTTGTTGTCAAAAAGGGCTATACGATTGGGCGAGTTTCGCAACGACTAGGACTTGAAATCACACAAAAAGACAAACATATTGACCCTATAGAAGTTATCGCAAAAAGTAAATAA
- a CDS encoding RluA family pseudouridine synthase, whose amino-acid sequence MKIRVICGASTRTLEVDSSTRLDECVALGIETSRNQAQALIKQGAITLNGTLCQKCGLRLTADTSISIALPPSTQAKPTTQVPEMAITRIYEDEELLILNKPPHLVVHSAPSVREATLVDWLQAQGVMLSTLSGAHRAGIVHRLDKQTSGAIAIAKTNAAHAYLSQQLKDRAMGRYYVALIDKPLKEPRMIACNLARHPNNRLKMANIDAMGQHSTAARFSQSVFIPLINTQETSLLAIKLYTGRTHQIRAHLESINRHIVGDRLYGYSGALECRVMLHAYLLYLTHPATHKQMVFRAGIFGDMLQCAQEIFGVKEFDEAIRQDEIVQAFNHWDSAYRAK is encoded by the coding sequence GTGAAGATACGCGTCATTTGTGGGGCAAGCACGCGGACACTTGAAGTGGATTCTAGCACACGGCTTGATGAGTGCGTGGCTTTGGGGATAGAAACTTCGCGCAATCAAGCCCAAGCATTGATTAAGCAAGGGGCAATCACGCTAAATGGCACATTGTGTCAAAAATGTGGGCTAAGGCTCACCGCAGATACGAGCATATCGATCGCGCTGCCCCCCAGCACGCAGGCAAAGCCCACTACACAAGTCCCAGAGATGGCAATCACTAGAATCTATGAAGATGAAGAGCTGTTGATTTTAAACAAGCCCCCACATCTCGTAGTCCATAGTGCGCCAAGTGTGAGAGAAGCGACTCTAGTAGATTGGCTACAAGCACAAGGAGTAATGCTCTCCACCCTAAGCGGAGCGCATCGCGCTGGAATTGTGCATAGGCTAGATAAGCAGACAAGCGGGGCGATCGCCATTGCTAAGACAAATGCCGCACACGCATATTTAAGCCAGCAGCTCAAAGATCGGGCTATGGGGCGGTATTATGTAGCACTCATTGATAAGCCACTTAAAGAGCCGCGAATGATTGCTTGCAATCTCGCTCGCCACCCAAATAATCGCCTAAAAATGGCAAATATCGATGCTATGGGGCAGCATAGCACTGCAGCTAGATTTTCGCAAAGTGTCTTTATCCCACTTATCAACACGCAAGAGACTTCACTACTTGCCATTAAGCTCTATACCGGGCGCACGCACCAAATCCGCGCACATTTAGAGAGTATCAATCGCCACATTGTGGGGGATAGGCTGTATGGTTATAGCGGTGCGCTAGAGTGCCGCGTAATGCTGCACGCATATTTGCTCTATCTCACGCACCCAGCTACGCATAAGCAGATGGTTTTCCGTGCTGGGATCTTTGGAGATATGCTACAATGCGCGCAAGAGATTTTTGGGGTAAAGGAATTTGATGAGGCAATTAGGCAAGATGAGATTGTGCAGGCTTTTAATCACTGGGATAGTGCTTATAGGGCTAAGTAG
- a CDS encoding cell division ATP-binding protein FtsE: MSIITANNLTLGYQREEPVIIDASFTINNKDFVFISGPSGSGKSTLLSSLYGALTPMSGTLSVCDINLTKHKDSNITRLRQKIGIVFQDYKLIEEWNVEKNITLPMVINGYKKDACEAQTEKLLSHIGLLHKATKYPLELSGGEQQRVAMARAIAHRPALILADEPTGNLDDFSSDMIWSLLKSANEQLDITIVVVTHRVPVRTNISYRHLFIDRERNSIYEQH, encoded by the coding sequence ATGAGTATCATCACAGCAAACAATCTTACACTAGGCTACCAGAGAGAAGAGCCTGTCATCATCGATGCGAGCTTTACTATCAATAATAAGGATTTTGTCTTCATATCAGGACCAAGCGGTAGCGGGAAAAGCACTCTTCTTAGCTCGCTTTATGGGGCATTGACCCCGATGAGTGGGACTCTTAGCGTATGTGATATAAATCTCACTAAGCATAAAGATAGCAATATCACTCGCTTGCGTCAAAAAATCGGCATTGTCTTTCAAGACTATAAACTCATAGAAGAATGGAATGTCGAGAAAAATATCACACTTCCTATGGTGATCAATGGCTATAAAAAAGATGCGTGCGAGGCGCAGACAGAAAAGCTACTTTCACATATAGGGCTTTTGCACAAGGCGACAAAATACCCCCTAGAGCTTAGTGGTGGGGAGCAGCAGCGCGTGGCTATGGCGCGTGCTATCGCGCATCGCCCAGCTTTGATTCTAGCTGATGAGCCTACGGGCAATCTTGATGATTTCTCTAGTGATATGATTTGGAGCTTGCTAAAAAGTGCCAATGAGCAGCTTGATATTACGATTGTTGTCGTTACTCATCGCGTCCCTGTGCGCACAAATATCTCTTATAGGCATTTATTTATCGATCGAGAAAGGAATAGTATTTATGAGCAACATTAA